A single Anaerobranca gottschalkii DSM 13577 DNA region contains:
- a CDS encoding M20 family metallopeptidase, with translation MKEKILKFIKEKEKEYFQLARYIWENPELGNQEYKAMEKLTEKLQSEGFSVEKGTAGLKTAFTAWYGGEKPGPIIAFLGEYDALPQLGHGCGHNLIGVGAVLAAVSLKAAVDLYGGKVMVIGTPAEETDGGKVIMVDNGVFDSVDIAMMIHPASSYESSGTSLAMEALQFDFYGKAAHGASSPHKGINALDAVVNMYVAISTLRQQLTSDIRIHGIISKGGEAANIIPDHTQARYYVRAKEKESLKEVIKKVKNCAQAAALATGCTVEISNYELSYDNLISNTRLSQLFDNNLIQTGVSPGEIKQGLEHGSLDIGNVSQVVPAIHPFVKICEENLAAHTLEFKEAAGSEEGFKLFIKGIQALALTAFDLLTRPELVEEIKKEHRGG, from the coding sequence TTATAAAGGAAAAGGAAAAAGAATATTTCCAATTAGCTAGATACATATGGGAAAATCCAGAGTTGGGAAATCAAGAATATAAAGCAATGGAAAAATTAACGGAAAAACTACAATCTGAAGGCTTTTCAGTGGAAAAAGGAACAGCAGGTTTAAAAACAGCCTTTACAGCTTGGTATGGCGGGGAAAAGCCTGGACCTATTATAGCCTTTTTAGGAGAATATGATGCCTTACCCCAATTGGGCCATGGTTGTGGCCACAATCTCATAGGGGTAGGGGCTGTTTTAGCAGCAGTTAGTTTAAAAGCAGCAGTAGATCTATATGGCGGTAAGGTAATGGTAATAGGGACTCCTGCAGAAGAGACCGATGGTGGGAAAGTGATTATGGTAGATAATGGTGTATTCGATTCAGTAGATATAGCGATGATGATCCATCCTGCCAGTTCCTATGAAAGTAGTGGTACTTCTTTGGCAATGGAAGCGCTACAGTTTGATTTTTATGGCAAAGCTGCCCATGGTGCATCATCACCCCATAAAGGGATAAATGCCCTTGATGCAGTGGTAAATATGTATGTAGCTATCAGCACATTAAGGCAACAGTTAACCAGTGATATAAGGATTCATGGTATCATATCTAAAGGTGGAGAAGCGGCGAATATTATCCCAGATCATACCCAAGCAAGGTACTATGTCAGGGCAAAGGAAAAGGAAAGTTTAAAGGAAGTGATTAAAAAAGTCAAAAATTGTGCCCAAGCTGCCGCCTTAGCGACGGGATGTACAGTTGAGATATCAAATTATGAACTGTCCTATGATAATCTAATTTCTAATACCCGTCTTTCCCAGTTATTTGATAACAATTTAATTCAAACAGGGGTTTCTCCAGGAGAAATTAAACAGGGGTTAGAACACGGATCATTGGATATAGGGAATGTTAGTCAAGTAGTTCCGGCAATCCATCCATTTGTAAAAATCTGTGAAGAAAACCTAGCTGCCCATACCTTAGAATTTAAGGAGGCAGCAGGTAGTGAGGAAGGATTTAAGTTGTTTATAAAAGGGATCCAGGCTTTAGCTTTAACTGCCTTTGATTTATTAACTAGACCAGAGTTAGTAGAAGAGATAAAAAAAGAACATAGAGGGGGATAG
- a CDS encoding mechanosensitive ion channel family protein produces the protein MEGLQNFLDGVISIDTLLSFIKNSFRIIVILILSMYVLKLGYKLLEKFFASQKYMNERKQKTLLTISKSFLKYGVYLFAALMILSELGFSTTSLLAGAGVVGLAIGFGAQGIVRDVITGFFILFEDQYSVGDYVKISGLSGVVTDIGIRVTKLRDFSGEVHIIPNGTVEKVTNLSLGKMRAMVDIPVAYEENLNKVFKVLEETMEKIKTEFQEVVEGPTILGVSNFGDSEVNIRIVAQTAPMEQWKIERIIRLYVKEAFEENGIEIPYPRRVLINKE, from the coding sequence ATGGAAGGTTTACAAAACTTTTTAGATGGAGTGATTTCCATAGATACACTTCTTAGTTTTATCAAGAATTCTTTTAGAATAATTGTAATCTTGATTTTATCAATGTATGTACTTAAACTTGGTTATAAACTATTAGAGAAATTTTTTGCAAGTCAAAAGTATATGAATGAAAGAAAACAAAAAACATTACTAACCATCTCTAAGAGCTTTTTAAAATATGGAGTATATTTATTTGCAGCTTTGATGATTTTATCTGAGTTGGGTTTTAGCACAACTTCCCTCCTTGCCGGTGCAGGGGTCGTGGGGTTAGCTATTGGTTTTGGAGCCCAGGGCATAGTTAGGGATGTAATTACTGGATTTTTTATCCTTTTTGAAGATCAATATTCTGTAGGTGATTATGTAAAGATTTCTGGGTTATCGGGAGTAGTTACAGATATTGGAATTAGGGTAACAAAACTTAGGGATTTTTCTGGAGAAGTACACATAATCCCTAATGGAACTGTAGAAAAGGTAACAAACTTATCATTAGGAAAAATGAGGGCAATGGTTGATATTCCCGTAGCCTATGAAGAAAACTTAAACAAGGTATTCAAGGTATTGGAAGAGACTATGGAAAAAATAAAAACAGAGTTTCAGGAAGTAGTGGAAGGACCGACAATTTTAGGGGTATCGAATTTTGGAGATAGTGAAGTAAATATTAGGATTGTTGCCCAAACAGCTCCTATGGAACAGTGGAAAATTGAGAGGATAATTAGACTTTATGTTAAAGAAGCCTTTGAAGAAAATGGAATCGAAATACCTTATCCAAGAAGGGTGTTAATTAATAAGGAGTAA
- a CDS encoding uberolysin/carnocyclin family circular bacteriocin, whose amino-acid sequence MLKLAALLGIPTATAMTIVNIILNAGTLATVLIALATVLSSGATSILLLGWSTIKAEVIRRVALYGTLNAAIY is encoded by the coding sequence ATGCTTAAGCTTGCTGCTTTGCTTGGGATTCCAACCGCTACTGCAATGACAATTGTAAATATTATTCTCAATGCAGGAACATTAGCAACGGTATTAATAGCATTAGCAACTGTTCTATCTTCTGGAGCAACTTCTATACTGTTGCTTGGTTGGTCAACAATTAAGGCTGAAGTTATTAGACGTGTTGCTCTATATGGAACTCTAAATGCTGCTATATATTAA